AGTCCGGGTATGCCTCGATCAGGGATTCGAAAAAGAGACTCGCCTCGTTCGGTTTCCCTATTTTCAAGAGTGCGATTCCCTGATTGAGTTGGCAAAGCGGGATTTTGGGGCTGGCGGGCCAGGTTTCGATTATGTTCTGGTATTCGAGGATGGCCTCCTCGTAGAATTTTTCCTTGAAGTAGGAATCCGCGATGAGGAACATCGCATCTGCAGCCTCATCGCTTCTGGGGGCGGCGGCAAGGTACTCTCGAAGCAACGCCCTTGCGGCCTCATAGTTACCGTCGGCAAACTTTTTTAGGCCCAGTTCGTAGTTCTCCTTGGGGTCTTTTTCCGCGGGGGATAGCTCAGTTGCGGGTTCCACGCCCGGACTTTCAGAAGCTTGCTCAGAAGGCGCGGCGGAAGGTGACTGCGGTTGCGGAACCGGGGCCTGAGATTTGGCCTCTGCCTCTGCCGACAGCCCGGTTTCTATTTTTTTGAACCGTTCTTCGCTCTGAG
Above is a window of Candidatus Dadabacteria bacterium DNA encoding:
- a CDS encoding tetratricopeptide repeat protein, which gives rise to MRKKYLAVAAVLFSSVFMYGCVASEGDLDFLYSRQREAETNIKKMQKDIDWLKAEVKKEDNILNLNEKIFEFENKLLELEQIIGKMHAQSEERFKKIETGLSAEAEAKSQAPVPQPQSPSAAPSEQASESPGVEPATELSPAEKDPKENYELGLKKFADGNYEAARALLREYLAAAPRSDEAADAMFLIADSYFKEKFYEEAILEYQNIIETWPASPKIPLCQLNQGIALLKIGKPNEASLFFESLIEAYPDSPEAATAKEHLKTLSTPGE